A portion of the Cydia fagiglandana chromosome 7, ilCydFagi1.1, whole genome shotgun sequence genome contains these proteins:
- the LOC134665728 gene encoding very long chain fatty acid elongase 7-like, whose protein sequence is MKNRPPYSLQSILTKYNAFQVLSSAYIVFLYARYIVKHGIITTRCPQGEDLQGVIKEIYPYFIAKHLDLLDTVFFVLRKKDSQVTFLHLYHHTAMVSWTWLHLMYHPTDHFVVVGLLNSLVHVIMYAYYGISSMGPEYQKYVWWKKHVTKIQLVQFILVISHLYYQQKLTPCPLPAFFHYFCVFSIGSFFFLFLKFYFNSYTKKTRRE, encoded by the exons ATGAAGAACCGACCACCATACAGTTTACAAAGTATTTTAACCAAATATAATGCTTTTCAAGTCCTGTCATCGGCGTACAtcgtattttta TACGCTAGATACATTGTGAAACATGGCATCATCACTACAAGATGTCCTCAAGGAGAGGATCTGCAAGGA GTCATCAAAGAGATCTACCCCTACTTCATCGCGAAGCACCTTGACCTTCTGGACACGGTGTTCTTCGTGCTTCGGAAAAAGGACAGCCAGGTGACCTTCCTCCACCTGTACCATCACACGGCCATGGTGTCCTGGACATGGCTGCATCTGATGTATCACCCGACTGACCACTTTGTGGTGGTGGGGCTGCTTAACAG TCTCGTCCATGTGATCATGTACGCGTATTATGGGATCAGTTCCATGGGCCCAGAGTATCAAAAATATGTTTGGTGGAAGAAACATGTCACTAAGATCCAATTG gtaCAATTCATTCTGGTAATTTCTCATCTGTACTACCAACAGAAGTTAACCCCCTGCCCGCTGCCTGCTTTCTTCCACTACTTCTGTGTATTTAGCATCGGTTCTTTCTTCTTTCTCTTTCTTAAATTTTACTTCAACAGTTATACAAAGAAGACAAGGAGAGAATGA